From one Vanacampus margaritifer isolate UIUO_Vmar chromosome 12, RoL_Vmar_1.0, whole genome shotgun sequence genomic stretch:
- the LOC144061242 gene encoding solute carrier family 22 member 7-like isoform X6, giving the protein MRCAKVNFWTRTSGLRCHRSGPAGMTFDALLDEVGAFGPFQVLLVVLMASSRLVLPCNLLLNNFIGAVPPHRCKVARWNATTASAVPLGDDGLPQACGTFVRPPSLVAGNQSEATPTVPCLHGWIYDNSTFSSTIATEWDLVCERKHLPQTINIIFFLGLMLGSLLFGLLSDNYGRRRSLLLSYVLSLALGLASAWSDSYVLLAVLRFLSGTALAGVSLVTITLYPFPLETPNFVHAAYGLFWLPGIEWVNSSHRASMCVIGSLSWSLGNMLLAGLAFLINDWRPLVVAVNAPLALAVLTWRSVADLCRTDGRLERTDVGFRCWCLLLCFARWVPESARWLCANAQVEKAHLYLNKCARANKRPELASKDIVEALSSAGKSKKSKKYTFLHLFKTPKLRKISLVRHGGDVLRHQLELERLRPQRVPDAFRVRRRGGSRQAADLLPDQQDRSPAVPGRHAGADGNLHRRQHFRA; this is encoded by the exons ATGCGATGTGCAAAGGTCAACTTTTGGACGAGGACGTCCGGTCTTCGGTGCCATCGCAGCGGGCCGGCCGGGATGACGTTCGACGCCCTCCTGGACGAGGTGGGCGCCTTCGGGCCCTTCCAGGTGCTGCTGGTGGTCCTGATGGCGAGCTCGCGCTTGGTGCTGCCGTGTAACTTGCTGCTCAACAATTTCATCGGCGCCGTGCCGCCGCACCGCTGCAAAGTGGCCCGCTGGAACGCCACGACGGCCTCCGCCGTCCCGCTGGGCGACGACGGCCTGCCGCAGGCGTGCGGGACGTTCGTGCGGCCGCCCTCGCTCGTGGCGGGAAACCAGTCGGAAGCCACGCCCACCGTGCCTTGTCTCCACGGCTGGATTTACGACAATTCCACCTTCTCCAGCACCATCGCCACCGAG TGGGACTTGGTTTGCGAGCGAAAACATCTTCCCCAAACCATCAACATCATTTTCTTCCTGGGACTGATGCTGGGTTCGCTCCTCTTTGGACTGCTCTCTGATAA CTACGGGAGGCGACGCAGCCTGCTGCTTTCTTACGTGCTGTCGCTGGCGTTGGGCTTGGCCAGCGCGTGGTCCGACTCGTACGTGCTGCTCGCCGTACTGCGCTTCCTCAGCGGGACGGCGCTGGCCGGCGTCAGCCTCGTCACCATCACGCTCT ATCCCTTCCCCCTGGAAACGCCCAACTTTGTCCATGCTGCATATGGATTGTTTTGGCTTCCAGGCATCGAGTGGGTCAACTCGTCCCACAGGGCGTCCATGTGCGTGATTGGCAGCCTGTCCTGGTCGCTAGGCAACATGTTGCTGGCCGGCTTGGCCTTCCTCATCAACGACTGGCGCCCTCTGGTGGTGGCGGTCAACGCCCCGCTAGCCTTGGCCGTCCTCACCTGGCGGTCAGTGGCAGACCTTTGCCGGACGGACGGACGTCTGGAGCGCACCGATGTTGGATTTCGATGTTGGTGCTTGTTGTTGTGCTTTGCCAGGTGGGTGCCCGAATCGGCGCGCTGGCTGTGTGCTAACGCTCAAGTGGAAAAAGCGCACCTGTACCTGAACAAATGCGCCCGCGCCAACAAAAGACCCGAGTTGGCATCCAAAGACATAGTGGAG GCTTTGTCCAGCGCGGGAAAGTCCAAGAAGAGCAAAAAGTACACCTTCCTTCACCTCTTCAAGACGCCCAAGCTCAGAAAGATCTCGCTG GTACGGCACGGCGGTGACGTACTACGGCATCAGCTTGAACTTGAGCGGCTTCGGCCTCAGCGTGTACCTGACGCATTTCGTGTACGCCGCCGTGGAGGTTCCCGCCAGGCTGCTGATTTACTTCCTGATCAACAGGATCGGTCGCCGGCCGTGCCTGGTCGGCACGCTGGTGCTGACGGCAACTTGCATCGGCGTCAACATTTTCGTGCCTGA